One Camelina sativa cultivar DH55 chromosome 3, Cs, whole genome shotgun sequence genomic window carries:
- the LOC104778930 gene encoding F-box/LRR-repeat/kelch-repeat protein At1g09650-like, which translates to MSKKLCSRTECLYHDVVELILERAPATSLMRFKAVSKQWKSTIESPLFQERQYKHRQQSGDPDVLMVPVLVYGDGLTVPKDVEQISEIECLRTLVVGSSSSLQIPTPWDNTYYFVAESCCDGLVCLYFPDRSGFVVNPTTRWHRVLPLSSFNQLIIDTGKTIFFELGFGKDKFTGRYKAVWLYNSSELSLEDGTATTCEVFDFTTNAWRYVTPSAPYRIFSRDPAYVDGSLYWFTVDCPETQVISLDLHTEAFQVIPVTPFANAKPDKFNMCNLDDRLCVSSMNWPNQDIWSFNSESKTWAKIYSLDLDQTFIKFDFQVQCPVVPLALLDGDKKNKKKKKLLYFSRQDSRTLVVHDPQTKTYDAAFTADSIGFPVCYFQSLFSIK; encoded by the coding sequence ATGTCGAAAAAACTTTGTTCGAGAACGGAATGTCTTTACCACGATGTCGTAGAGCTCATCCTCGAGAGAGCTCCAGCGACGTCTCTGATGAGATTCAAGGCTGTATCGAAGCAGTGGAAATCAACTATCGAATCCCCTTTATTCCAAGAAAGACAATACAAGCATCGTCAGCAATCAGGAGATCCTGATGTTCTTATGGTGCCTGTACTTGTTTACGGGGATGGTCTCACTGTACCGAAGGACGTAGAACAAATCTCGGAAATCGAATGTCTAAGAACATTGGTGGTGGGTTCATCATCATCGCTCCAGATCCCTACTCCTTGGGATAACACATATTACTTTGTTGCTGAGAGTTGCTGTGACGGTCTCGTTTGTCTCTACTTTCCCGACCGCTCGGGTTTTGTGGTCAATCCCACCACTAGGTGGCATCGAGTTCTTCCTCTTTCCAGCTTTAACCAACTCATAATCGACACAggaaaaaccattttttttgagCTTGGGTTCGGTAAGGACAAATTCACAGGCAGATACAAGGCCGTTTGGTTATACAACTCCTCCGAGTTGTCCCTAGAGGACGGTACTGCTACTACATGCGAAGTTTTCGACTTCACCACCAATGCCTGGAGGTATGTCACTCCCTCTGCACCTTACCGGATTTTTTCCCGAGATCCTGCCTATGTAGATGGGTCGCTTTATTGGTTCACCGTCGACTGCCCAGAAACCCAAGTTATATCTTTGGATCTTCACACCGAAGCTTTTCAAGTCATCCCTGTAACTCCTTTTGCCAATGCAAAACCTGACAAGTTCAATATGTGCAACCTCGACGACCGCTTGTGCGTCTCCTCTATGAATTGGCCCAACCAAGATATATGGTCGTTCAACTCTGAGAGCAAGACATGGGCCAAGATTTATTCCTTAGATCTTGATCAAACTTTCATCAAGTTTGATTTCCAAGTTCAATGCCCGGTCGTGCCACTAGCACTTTTGGATGGGgacaagaagaataagaagaagaagaagttgctgTATTTTTCTCGACAAGATAGTCGAACACTGGTGGTACATgatccgcaaaccaaaacttATGATGCTGCTTTCACTGCTGACTCCATTGGATTCCCTGTTTGTTATTTCCAGAGTTTATTctctattaaataa
- the LOC104776922 gene encoding GDSL esterase/lipase At1g28670, with protein MASSAKKLISSFLLVLYSTTIIVVSSESRCRQFKSIISFGDSIADTGNYLHLSDVNHLPQTAFLPYGESFFHPPTGRASDGRLIIDFIAEFLGLPYVPPYFGSQNVSFEHGINFAVYGATALDRAFLVGKGIETDFSNVSLSVQLNTFKQILPNLCASSSRDCREMLEDSLILMGEIGGNDYNYPFFEGKSINEIKELVPLIIKAISSAIVDLVDLGGKTFLVPGGFPAGCSAAYLTLFQTVAEQDHDPLTGCIPWLNEFGEHHNEQLKTELKRLQKLYPHVNIIYADYHNSLYRFFQEPAKYGFKNPLAACCGVGGQYNFTIDKECGYEGVGYCQNPSEHVNWDGYHLTEATYQKMAQSLLNGPYATPAFDWSCLDSDSVAKEYSFSS; from the exons ATGGCTTCTTCAGCGAAGAAGCTCATCTCAAGCTTTCTACTTGTCTTATACTCCACTACCATCATTGTCGTTTCATCAGAATCTCGGTGTCGGCAGTTTAAGTCAATCATCAGCTTTGGTGATTCCATTGCCGACACCGGAAATTATCTCCATCTCTCCGACGTCAATCATCTTCCTCAAACCGCCTTTCTTCCTTATGGTGAAAGCTTCTTCCATCCTCCCACCGGCCGTGCCTCTGATGGCCGTCTTATCATCGATTTCATTG CCGAATTCTTGGGACTACCGTACGTACCGCCTTATTTTGGATCCCAAAACGTGAGCTTCGAACATGGGATCAATTTTGCGGTGTATGGAGCAACCGCATTGGATCGAGCGTTTCTTGTGGGAAAAGGTATTGAGACTGATTTCAGCAATGTGAGTCTAAGTGTTCAGCTTAACACCTTTAAGCAGATTTTGCCTAACCTCTGCGCCTCATCCTCTCGTG ATTGTAGAGAGATGCTTGAAGACTCACTGATACTCATGGGAGAGATTGGAGGAAACGACTATAATTACCCGTTTTTCGAAGGCAAAAGTATCAATGAAATCAAAGAGCTTGTTCCTTTAATCATCAAAGCTATTTCTTCTGCAATTGTG GATTTGGTCGATTTAGGGGGCAAAACATTTTTGGTACCCGGAGGCTTCCCAGCAGGATGCTCTGCGGCGTATCTGACTCTATTTCAGACCGTGGCAGAACAAGACCATGATCCTTTGACAGGTTGTATCCCATGGCTCAACGAATTTGGAGAGCACCACAACGAACAGCTTAAGACAGAACTCAAACGACTCCAAAAACTCTATCCTCATGTCAACATCATTTACGCCGACTACCACAATTCCTTATACCGGTTTTTTCAAGAACCAGCTAAATACG GATTTAAGAACCCTTTGGCTGCATGTTGTGGAGTCGGAGGTCAATACAACTTCACTATTGATAAAGAGTGTGGATATGAAGGAGTTGGCTATTGTCAAAATCCTTCTGAGCATGTGAATTGGGATGGTTATCATTTAACCGAAGCCACGTACCAGAAGATGGCTCAGAGTTTACTCAACGGCCCCTATGCAACTCCTGCTTTTGATTGGTCCTGCCTTGACTCTGATTCAGTGGCTAAGGAGTATTCCTTCAGCAGTTAA